DNA from Caldisericaceae bacterium:
GCATCTTCAAAAAGAGTATGCACATACTCTACAACTTTCTCCATAATTTTTGAGTTATCTATTAAAATGAGGATTTTTTCTTCCATTCTTTTTCCTCCTTTAAAAATTTTTCTTACATACCTATTATATCAAAAAATACAGAAAGAATTAGGGATTTAAAAATTATATGGTATAATACTTTAAAAGAACAATAAATAAAAGGAGAAGTTGATGAAAAGCGGTATTGTCACAATTTTAGGAAGGCCTAATGTAGGTAAATCTACACTTGTAAATTACATAGTCCAAAAGAAGATATCTATTACTACTCCAAAACCGCAAACGACACGTTTTAGGATACTAGGAGTAAGAAACTTAAACGAAGCTCAAATAGTTTTTGTAGATACTCCAGGGTTTCATATTGCAAGAAATGCACTAAATAAATACATGATAACTCTTGCCCTTAAGAGTATTGAGGGTGCAGATTTAATTTACCTTATGGTAGAAGTAAATGATTACATAGGAGATGAGTACAGCACACTATTTAAATATTTAGAAAAGGCTTCTATTGAAACTTTTTTGGTAATAAATAAAATTGATCTATATACTACTGAAGAAATTACAAAAACAGAAGATGAATTTACAAAAGCCTTTCCATTTAAAGAAGTGTTTAAAATTTCTGCTTTAACAGGAAAAAATGTTGATGATCTTGTTAAAAAAACTGTTGAACATCTAAAAGAAGGAATGCCACTTTTCCCTGAAGGCGAGGTAACGAATATCCCTTTCAGTTTGCAGGTAGCTGAACTAATAAGAGAAAAACTCTATCTATTCTTAAAACAAGAGCTCCCTTACGAAACTTCTGTAGTAGTTGAAGAAGTCCTAGAAAGAAAAGATAGCCTAATCTATATTAAGGCAATTATATATGTTGCTAAAAATTCGCAAAAAGCCATTGTAATTGGTGCAAATGGTTCAATGATTAAAAAAATTGGGACTGCTACAAGACTTGAATTACAGGAAATACTAAAAAAGGAAGTTTTTCTTGATATTCAAGTAAAAGTTGAGGAAGATTGGCCAAAATTAGAGAA
Protein-coding regions in this window:
- the era gene encoding GTPase Era yields the protein MKSGIVTILGRPNVGKSTLVNYIVQKKISITTPKPQTTRFRILGVRNLNEAQIVFVDTPGFHIARNALNKYMITLALKSIEGADLIYLMVEVNDYIGDEYSTLFKYLEKASIETFLVINKIDLYTTEEITKTEDEFTKAFPFKEVFKISALTGKNVDDLVKKTVEHLKEGMPLFPEGEVTNIPFSLQVAELIREKLYLFLKQELPYETSVVVEEVLERKDSLIYIKAIIYVAKNSQKAIVIGANGSMIKKIGTATRLELQEILKKEVFLDIQVKVEEDWPKLENKLKRLGYIVE